One window of the Ammospiza nelsoni isolate bAmmNel1 chromosome 17, bAmmNel1.pri, whole genome shotgun sequence genome contains the following:
- the LOC132080805 gene encoding hemoglobin subunit alpha-D — MLTAEDKKLIQQMWGKLGGAEEEIGAEALTRMFCSYPPTKTYFPHFDLSPGSDQVRGHGKKVVAALSTAIKNIDNLSQALSELSNLHAYNLRVDPVNFKFLSQCLQVALATRLGKDYSPEVHSAVDKFMSAVASVLAEKYR; from the exons ATGCTGACCGCCGAGGACAAGAAGCTGATCCAGCAGATGTGGGGCAAGCTGGGCGGCGCCGAGGAGGAAATCGGAGCCGAGGCCCTGACGAG GATGTTCTGCTCCTACCCCCCGACCAAGACCTACTTCCCCCACTTCGACCTGTCCCCGGGCTCTGACCAGGTCCGTGGCCATGGCAAGAAGGTGGTGGCTGCCCTGAGCACTGCCATCAAGAACATAGACAACCTCAGCCAGGCTCTGTCTGAGCTCAGCAACCTGCACGCCTACAACCTGCGTGTGGACCCCGTCAACTTCAAG TTCCTGTCGCAGTGCTTGCAGGTGGCGCTGGCTACCCGCCTGGGTAAGGACTACAGCCCCGAGGTGCACTCTGCCGTCGACAAGTTCATGTCGGCCGTGGCCAGCGTGCTGGCTGAGAAGTACAGATAA
- the LOC132080743 gene encoding hemoglobin subunit alpha-A produces the protein MVLSAADKTNVKGVFAKIGGQADEYGADALERMFATYPATKTYFPHFDLGKGSAQVKGHGKKVAGALVEAVNHIDDLAGALSKLSDLHAQKLRVDPVNFKLLGQCFLVTVATRNPGLLTPEVHASLDKFLCAVGTVLTAKYR, from the exons ATGGTGCTGTCCGCCGCAGACAAGACCAACGTCAAGGGCGTTTTCGCCAAAATCGGCGGCCAGGCCGACGAATATGGCGCCGATGCCCTGGAGAG GATGTTCGCCACCTACCCCGCCACCAAGACCTACTTCCCCCACTTCGACCTAGGAAAGGGCTCTGCCCAGGTCAAGGGGCACGGCAAGAAGGTGGCGGGCGCCCTGGTGGAAGCTGTCAACCACATCGATGACCTCGCTGGTGCCCTCTCCAAGCTCAGCGACCTCCACGCCCAAAAACTCCGTGTGGACCCTGTCAACTTCAAA ctgctgggccagTGCTTCCTGGTGACAGTGGCCACCCGCAACCCCGGTCTGCTGACCCCAGAGGTGCACGCTTCCCTGGACAAGTTCCTGTGTGCCGTGGGCACCGTGCTGACTGCCAAGTACCGTTAA